TACTCGCGTTCCACCTAAACCCCGGCGAGATGGAGAAGAAGCAAGGGCAATGTTAACTGAGGCTGGATTACCTCTATTTAAGGGTAGTGTCCGTGATGCAGTTGCCTTTCAAAAAGCCGCGTTAGCTGGTGTACCAGTTAACAAAATTTCTGACCCACGCGCCAAAATTGCTTGGCGAGATTATCAAAGCATCGGTCAGGAGGTGATGAAGTGAGCAAATTCAAAGGTATTTTGGATGCAGCAAAGGGTCGTGAACCTGAACCGGAGCCAGAAAATCAAAGCCAGGAAACAGAAATTCAATTGCCAGAAGTTCAACAACCTGAAAAGGTAGAACTCAAGCCAGTTGCCCAATTGCAAACCGAACCGCCAAAACGGGGACGACCCAAAGCCAAACGCTCTGACCCTGACTATGAGCAGGTAACTGCTTACATTAAAAGAAATACTCACACAGCAGTCAAAATTGAACTGTTAAAGTCCAGTCAGAATGGTGAAAAGCGGGAGTTTAGCGAACTTGTTCAAGATTTGCTAGAGCAATGGCTAAATTTGCGTACCTGAAATTTCAGATATTCAAAAACTTGAAAAGTTAAATTTTTAGATATTTGAGTTTTTGACTATGTGACTTAAAGGCGATGCCTACGGCGGTAAACTACGCAGTCCAGTAAAAGCTGAATGTGGCGATGCTTGTTGGCAAGCAAGCCACTGCGCGTCTATGTATGGCTTGCACTGCTTCTCAAAATCCATCTGGGAGGTACTGCCCCTCCTATATCTGTGTTATCAGCACAGCGCCTCACTTTTCGGCTTCAGGTGGAAGGCGGAAGATGGAGGAATTGAACCCCCAGGTGTTACCCTGCTCTAGTTTTCAAGACTAGTTGCCCTCCCTTGAGCAGCATCTTCCATATAAGGGGTGTCTGGCGGGACTTGAACCCGTTATGACTGGTTCCACAAAAGGGCGCCGCGACCGCTTTGGCTTCAGACACCAAGAGTGGATTCGGTGAGGCTTGAACTCACAACCTCCTGTGTGCAAAACAGGCGCTCTCCCAATTAGAGCTACGAACCCATGAGCAGGAGTGGTAGGGGTCGAACCTACATTGCTCGATTTAGAAGATCGATGCCTTATCCATTAGGCAACACTCCCATAAATTGGTAGCCCCGGCAGGGATTGAACCCGCGACTTCCTCTTTGTAAGAGAGGCACTCTCCCAACTGAGTTACAGGGCTAAGAAAGCGATCGACGAGATTTGAACTCGTACCTAGAGTTTGGAAGACTCAAATGCTGCCATTACACCACAATCGCATTGAAGCTGGTGACAGGAGTTGAACCTGCAACCTACTGATTACAAATCAGTTGCTCTGCCAATTGAGCTACACCAGCATTTTGATAGTACCCCTGACAGGGCTTGAACTTGTAGAAAACCCGTTTTAAGCGGGTCATGTCTTCCAATTGCATCACAGGGGCAAGGTGGGTCGCCAGAGACTCGAACTCTGATCACTCCGCTTAAAAGGCGGGAACTCTAGCCATTGAGCTAACGACCCACGAATCCGAGTGGTAGGATTTGAACCTACGACCGCCTGTTCCCAAAACAGGAGTGCTGCCAAGCTACACCACACCCGGATAATACTGCCCTGCCAGGATTTGAACCTGGAATCTCCTCGTTCAAAGCGAGGGATGTTGCCAGTTACACCACAGGGCAATAATTGGCTGCCGAGGTTGGAGTTGAACCAACATCTCTATGATTCAGAGACGAGCGCGACTTTCCCAGTCGTCCACTCGGCAATGAATGGCTGCCCCAGTAGGACTTGAACCTACAACCCCCGCGTTAACAGCGCGTTGCTCTGCCATTGAGCTATGGGGCAATGTGCCAGTCCCCCAGGTCAGTATCGAACTGACGACCTCCTGTTCTTCAAACAGGCGCTACTACCAACTGAGCTACCAGGGGGTAAGGCGAGAACGGAAGGACTTGAACCTTCACTTTTCAGTTTCGTAGACTGATGTGTTATCCAGTTACACCACGTTCTCATAAGGCGGAGAGAGAGGGAGTTGAACCCACAGTGAGATGATGAATCTCACAACTGTTTAGCAAACAGCTTGCCCTGCCAATAGCAATCTCTCCATAATGGGCCGGGCTGGAATTGAACCAGCAACGCAAACGCGGCGGTTTTACAGACCGTTACCTACACCAATAGGTGAGCCGACCCAAAAGGTAGTGCAGACGGGACTTGAACCCGCTAATTACACGCTTGAAAGACGTGCCGTTCGGCCACTTCGCTTCTGCACCATGTATGCCATGTAAGTTGAAAAAGCTGTTGATTCACACACAGGAATTGAACCTGCATAGACTGTTTAAGAGACAGTTGCCTTACCATTCGGCTAGTATGTAAGCTTTTTCGATTAGGACACGGCAACGCACAGACTAGGACTTGAACCCAGAACAACAGTTTTGGAGACTGTGGTGTTGCCATTACACCATCTGTGCATTTGGTAGCAGTGGCGAGAGTCGAACTCGCATATACCAAGTTATGAGCTTGGGGCTTTGCCGTTAAGCTACACTGCAACGCTTGGAGTCCAGGGCGAGAGTCGAACTCGCACAGTCGGTTTTGCAGACCAATACCCTACCGTTAGGCGACCTGGACATACTACGAGGACGACAGGAATCGAACCTGTGACCACTTGCTTCGGAAACAAGCGCTCTTTCCGACTGAGCTACATCCTCATTTGGAAGCCTTGACGGGAGTTGCACCCGCTTCTCTCTGACTGAGAATCAGAACGACTTATCTATTCGTCCACAAGGCTACACGGGGATGATGGGATTTGAACCCACGGTCTTTCGCTCGACAGGCGACTGCTTTAAACCAGACTAAGCTACACCCCCACGTTGGATGGCAATTATTTAGTTTTCATGGTTCAGAAGTGTTTGCGCTATGCCTTTTTAAGAGGCTGTAGTGCTTCACTACATATATACTACACAACGTATTACAAGGTGTCAAGGGCATACTACAAACTTTTTTGAGAACTGAGAGGGCAGTGTTATGTAATCGCGGTATTGCCCTCTGAGTTAGGGTTGCAGTCAATTACTCAGTTTCATTCAGGCGTTGTGCGCTCCAAAATTGTTCAGCAAACGCAATTGCTGGGTGAATTGGGGCTTTAGGCTTGCTTTTGAGAACCATTCCAGCTTCATGCGGTAAGCGATCGCTCTTAGTTGAATTACACTTCTCACACGCAGTTACAACGTTGTCCCAACTGTGCAGCCCACCTTTTGAGCGGGGGATTACATGGTCAAGGGTCAGACGCTTGCTGCTGCCGCAGTATTGGCAGGTGTGATTGTCTCGCTTGAGTACCTCACGCCGATTTACAGGTGGTACTTTCCAATGCCGTTCGGGATTACCAACGGTCAAGCGAATATGTTCGGGAACTTGTAGTACGACGCTGGGTGAACGAACTTCCCACTGCTTTGTAGTGCCAAAATTCAACGATTCTGCCTGACCTGTGACTAACAGCACGATTGCTCGTTTAATGTTGATGCGTGCCAGTGGTAGGTAGTTCTTAGAAAAGACCACCACCGAATTTTGTAATATGTGTGGTTGAGCTTGCATACGTTAAATCCACTCCTCAAAAAATAACCCCCGCCTCTGGTCATCAGGAGCGGGGGTCAGGTAGTTGATACTTTTTGCCCTATGTCGGTGCTGTAAGACATTTGCACCTCCCGCTTTGGATAAGTTGATCTAGATTCAGCCATCCGGTAATCGCTTCAAAAATACTTTCACGCTGCAATTTACTGCCGACAAAACAATACATTTCCTCAAACGCAAACAGCGCGAATACTCTGCCTAAACCCTTGTTGGGTCGGCAATGTATCACGCTGCTAATGGTTGAGGAGAATCTGCTTATCATTGAAGGTTTGTAGTATTTGTAATTGGGACTTATATCAATAATACAGTTGTAGTATACGTTTGTCTACTGCACAATTCTGGGGACGGGCGAACGCTGCGTGAATGCCTTGGCGGTAAAGGCTAAATTTGCAGATGGGGCATCATTTTTTCTCAGCA
This Nostoc sp. 'Peltigera membranacea cyanobiont' N6 DNA region includes the following protein-coding sequences:
- a CDS encoding HNH endonuclease, with amino-acid sequence MQAQPHILQNSVVVFSKNYLPLARINIKRAIVLLVTGQAESLNFGTTKQWEVRSPSVVLQVPEHIRLTVGNPERHWKVPPVNRREVLKRDNHTCQYCGSSKRLTLDHVIPRSKGGLHSWDNVVTACEKCNSTKSDRLPHEAGMVLKSKPKAPIHPAIAFAEQFWSAQRLNETE